In a genomic window of Variovorax paradoxus:
- a CDS encoding TetR family transcriptional regulator: MNQIATATPGARKNPTQERSKARVELILECASALIEHGGSDALKMSEVAARAGISIGSLYQYFPDKSSLIRVLAERINLHSRGCIEEGLREVHDLASLRLAFSALVDRYFEIVSARPVMRDIWSGMQADRQLLGLQIAESRIAGGMLAEAMRKVHGDAERERIAEIEQSAFLIWELGEATIRLAIGVAPEEGAALVAAYKRMALREIAEPFED; this comes from the coding sequence ATGAACCAGATCGCCACCGCCACCCCGGGCGCCCGCAAGAACCCCACGCAGGAGCGCAGCAAGGCGCGCGTCGAGCTGATCCTCGAATGCGCGTCGGCGCTGATCGAGCACGGCGGCAGCGACGCACTGAAGATGAGCGAGGTGGCCGCGCGCGCCGGCATTTCGATCGGCTCGCTCTACCAGTACTTCCCCGACAAGAGTTCGCTGATCCGCGTGCTGGCCGAGCGCATCAACCTGCACAGCCGTGGTTGCATCGAGGAGGGCCTGCGCGAGGTGCACGATCTCGCGAGCCTGCGGCTGGCCTTCTCGGCGCTGGTCGACCGCTATTTCGAGATCGTCAGCGCGCGGCCCGTGATGCGCGACATCTGGAGCGGCATGCAGGCCGACCGGCAGCTGCTCGGGCTGCAGATCGCCGAGAGCCGCATCGCGGGCGGCATGCTGGCCGAGGCGATGCGCAAGGTGCATGGCGATGCGGAGCGCGAACGCATCGCCGAGATCGAACAGTCCGCCTTCCTGATCTGGGAGCTCGGCGAGGCCACGATCCGCCTCGCGATCGGCGTGGCGCCGGAGGAAGGCGCGGCGCTGGTCGCGGCCTACAAGCGCATGGCGCTTCGCGAGATCGCCGAGCCCTTCGAGGATTGA
- a CDS encoding NAD(P)H-binding protein — protein MAIDQTRSQARDDARPILVLGAHGKTGARVMALLQAAGHAVRAGSRNARPAFDWNDRATWGPALEGVRAVYIAYQPDLCVPGAVETVRAFCEAIARAGVRKTVLLSGRGEPEAEDAENALRASALDWTIVRASWFFQNFSENYFLEEIVAGEITLPEGLAPEPFVDADDIAEIAVAALLDPEGGRHGGQLYELTGPEALDFPEAIRRIGQAAQRGIGCRIVTMDDYAAALGQAGLPSDLAWLVIYLFKTVLDGRNTPVADGVQRALDRPPRSFADYLARTAPTGVWGAAS, from the coding sequence ATGGCAATCGATCAGACCCGGTCGCAGGCGCGCGACGACGCAAGACCCATTCTCGTACTGGGCGCCCACGGCAAGACCGGCGCGCGCGTCATGGCCCTGCTGCAGGCCGCCGGCCATGCGGTGCGCGCCGGCTCGCGCAACGCCCGGCCCGCCTTCGACTGGAACGACCGCGCCACCTGGGGCCCGGCGCTCGAGGGCGTGCGCGCGGTCTACATCGCCTACCAGCCCGACCTCTGCGTGCCCGGCGCGGTCGAGACCGTGCGCGCCTTCTGCGAGGCGATCGCCCGGGCCGGCGTGCGCAAGACCGTGCTTCTCTCGGGCCGCGGCGAACCCGAGGCCGAGGACGCCGAGAACGCGCTGCGCGCCAGCGCGCTCGACTGGACCATCGTGCGCGCCAGCTGGTTCTTCCAGAACTTCAGCGAGAACTACTTTCTCGAGGAGATCGTCGCCGGCGAGATCACGCTGCCCGAGGGCCTCGCGCCCGAGCCCTTCGTCGATGCCGACGACATCGCGGAGATCGCGGTCGCCGCGCTGCTCGATCCCGAGGGCGGGCGCCATGGCGGCCAGCTCTACGAACTGACCGGCCCCGAGGCGCTGGACTTTCCCGAGGCGATCCGCCGCATCGGCCAGGCCGCGCAGCGCGGCATCGGCTGCCGCATCGTGACGATGGACGACTACGCCGCCGCGCTGGGCCAGGCCGGCCTGCCGAGCGATCTCGCGTGGCTCGTGATCTACCTGTTCAAGACCGTGCTCGACGGGCGCAACACGCCGGTGGCCGACGGCGTGCAGCGCGCGCTGGACCGGCCGCCGCGCAGCTTCGCCGACTACCTCGCGCGCACCGCGCCCACCGGCGTCTGGGGAGCCGCGTCGTGA
- a CDS encoding DUF1772 domain-containing protein produces the protein MFYAFSSFIMAALARVPPAEGMRAMNAINLTVITPSFMVLFMGTAVLGIGLAIWSLFSIAQTDSQLVLLGALLYLLGCFGVTMVFNVPLNDQLAAAPTEAPWNSYLETWTLWNSVRTAAAALSSVVLVAVALRQAEG, from the coding sequence ATGTTCTACGCGTTCTCGTCCTTCATCATGGCCGCGCTGGCGCGCGTGCCGCCGGCCGAGGGCATGCGCGCGATGAACGCGATCAACCTGACCGTGATCACGCCGAGCTTCATGGTGCTGTTCATGGGCACGGCGGTGCTCGGCATCGGGCTTGCCATCTGGTCGCTGTTCTCGATCGCGCAGACCGACTCGCAGCTGGTGCTGCTGGGCGCCCTGCTCTACCTGCTCGGCTGCTTCGGCGTGACCATGGTCTTCAACGTGCCGCTCAACGACCAGCTGGCCGCCGCGCCCACCGAGGCGCCGTGGAACAGCTACCTCGAGACCTGGACCCTGTGGAACAGCGTGCGCACCGCCGCGGCCGCGCTGTCGTCGGTGGTGCTGGTGGCCGTGGCGCTGCGGCAGGCCGAGGGTTGA
- a CDS encoding SDR family oxidoreductase, whose protein sequence is MIQDFKGKTAVLTGAGSGFGLECARIGAARGMNLVLVDVQQDALDKAQAEMEAAGAQVLARKVDVSDAAQMEALAAAVKERFGAPHFVFNNAGVGAGGLVWENTVADWDWVLGVDLWGVIHGVRLFVPMMLEAAAKDPSYRGHVTNTASMAGLLTPPNMGIYNAAKAAVVSLTETMYQDLNLVTDQIGASLLCPYFVPTGITSSERNRPDAPAQSELTKSQLIGQAMSNKAVSSGKITAAEVAAKVFEAISDNQFYVFSHPKALGNVRSRMENIVSITNPADPFLERPEIGAKLREQLRAP, encoded by the coding sequence ATGATTCAGGACTTCAAGGGCAAGACCGCCGTGCTCACCGGCGCGGGCTCGGGCTTCGGACTCGAATGCGCGCGCATCGGCGCGGCGCGCGGCATGAACCTCGTGCTGGTCGACGTGCAGCAGGACGCACTCGACAAGGCGCAGGCCGAGATGGAAGCGGCCGGCGCGCAGGTGCTGGCGCGCAAGGTCGACGTGTCGGACGCGGCGCAGATGGAAGCGCTGGCCGCCGCCGTCAAGGAGCGCTTCGGCGCGCCGCACTTCGTCTTCAACAATGCCGGCGTGGGCGCGGGCGGCCTGGTGTGGGAGAACACCGTGGCCGACTGGGACTGGGTGCTCGGCGTCGACCTCTGGGGCGTGATCCACGGCGTGCGCCTGTTCGTGCCGATGATGCTCGAGGCCGCCGCGAAGGACCCCTCGTACCGCGGCCACGTGACCAACACCGCGAGCATGGCCGGCCTGCTGACGCCGCCGAACATGGGCATCTACAACGCCGCCAAGGCCGCGGTCGTGAGCCTCACCGAGACGATGTACCAGGACCTGAACCTGGTCACCGACCAGATCGGCGCCAGCCTGCTGTGCCCGTACTTCGTGCCCACCGGCATCACCAGCAGCGAACGCAACCGGCCCGACGCGCCCGCGCAGAGCGAACTCACCAAGAGCCAGCTGATCGGCCAGGCCATGAGCAACAAGGCGGTGAGCAGCGGCAAGATCACGGCGGCCGAGGTCGCGGCCAAGGTCTTCGAGGCGATCAGCGACAACCAGTTCTACGTCTTCAGCCATCCGAAGGCGCTGGGCAATGTGCGCAGCCGCATGGAGAACATCGTCTCGATCACCAACCCCGCGGACCCCTTCCTCGAGCGGCCCGAGATCGGCGCCAAGCTGCGCGAGCAACTGCGCGCGCCTTGA
- a CDS encoding ExeM/NucH family extracellular endonuclease gives MQPPPPPAPTCAAAVPADAPLAAIPAVQGTGHLSPMAEQAVTVRGVVVGDFQPTGTGDPRLNGFFVQSLVPDADPLTSEGLFVYAPANATRVAVGDYVQVSGTVTEFGQTAGAGAKPDSITQIAGSNDKPVAVSTCGSGLAIAPTPIMLPVADESTLERYEGMRVEIAQPLAVSELFELGRYGQLVLALNGRQFNPTNGNAAATHEQNLLARIVLDDGGSRQNPNPIPYLSAAGTDGTRRMGDTTQKVTGILSHNFAAYRIQPTEATSFAQANPRPATAPAVGGALKVASLNVLNYFTTFQNGENAAGQTGQGCTLGSEAPSAGNCRGANNRTEFDRQQAKIVAAIAGLDADVIGLMEIQNTDVATDNLVAALNAKLGAGTYASVRSGSFGTDAIKVDILYKPARVQRVGGLVFPTGSDLSDYVAPSGRPPLAQRFSAVGNHGGFWFVVNHLKSKGSCPGTGDIDLGQGCFNLARTKQATALNSFVAKLKAQGEADVLMMGDFNSYLLEDPTKVLESAGNESLLKRMPANDRYTYVFGGETGALDHAYASGSLATQVAGVGVWHINADEPTALDYNTDFTTDDRYAPTPFRASDHDPVLVGLNLAADPAVTLPILGGTIPASARAGESYGVTITEALPGGSATLTSLSVDWGDGSAPTTAPGAGTVTHTYAAAGSFDVVITLTNSAGQTATRSGSVAVSKIVVVPPGAPDLFFSEYIEGSSNNKAIELYNPTAAALDLSLYTVKLYSNGASTATNTQVLSGTLAAGATLVLSNSGATAPFKPAGSLVSSVVNYNGDDALTIEKSGTVIDRIGQVGVDPGAEWKSGSVSTLDQTLRRKPTVKAGDRNPLLPFDPAQQWDSFPINTSDGLGSHTVN, from the coding sequence GTGCAACCGCCGCCGCCGCCCGCGCCGACCTGCGCGGCTGCCGTTCCCGCCGATGCGCCGCTCGCGGCCATTCCCGCCGTGCAGGGCACGGGCCACCTGAGCCCGATGGCCGAACAGGCCGTGACCGTGCGCGGCGTGGTGGTCGGCGACTTCCAGCCCACCGGCACCGGCGATCCCCGGCTCAACGGCTTCTTCGTGCAGTCGCTGGTGCCCGATGCCGATCCGCTGACCTCCGAAGGCCTCTTCGTCTATGCGCCGGCCAACGCCACGCGCGTGGCGGTCGGCGACTACGTGCAGGTCTCGGGCACGGTCACCGAGTTCGGCCAGACCGCGGGCGCGGGTGCCAAGCCCGACAGCATCACGCAGATCGCGGGCAGCAACGACAAGCCCGTGGCCGTCTCCACCTGCGGCTCGGGCCTCGCGATCGCGCCGACGCCGATCATGCTGCCCGTGGCCGACGAGTCCACGCTCGAGCGCTACGAGGGCATGCGGGTCGAGATCGCGCAGCCGCTGGCCGTGTCGGAGCTGTTCGAGCTGGGCCGCTACGGCCAGCTGGTGCTGGCGCTCAACGGACGCCAGTTCAATCCCACCAACGGCAATGCGGCCGCGACGCACGAACAGAACCTGCTCGCGCGCATCGTGCTCGACGACGGCGGCTCGCGCCAGAACCCGAACCCCATCCCCTATCTCAGCGCCGCGGGCACCGACGGCACGCGCCGCATGGGCGACACGACGCAGAAGGTCACGGGCATCCTGAGCCACAACTTCGCGGCCTACCGGATCCAGCCGACCGAGGCGACCAGCTTCGCGCAGGCCAATCCGCGCCCGGCCACCGCGCCCGCGGTCGGCGGCGCGCTGAAGGTCGCGAGCCTCAACGTGCTGAACTACTTCACCACCTTCCAGAACGGCGAGAACGCCGCGGGCCAGACCGGCCAGGGCTGCACGCTCGGCAGCGAGGCCCCGAGCGCGGGCAACTGCCGCGGCGCCAACAACCGCACCGAGTTCGATCGCCAGCAGGCCAAGATCGTGGCCGCCATCGCGGGCCTCGATGCCGACGTGATCGGGCTGATGGAGATCCAGAACACCGACGTGGCGACCGACAACCTCGTGGCCGCGCTCAACGCGAAGCTCGGTGCAGGTACCTATGCCTCCGTGCGCAGCGGCAGCTTCGGCACCGACGCGATCAAGGTCGACATCCTCTACAAGCCCGCGAGGGTGCAGCGCGTCGGCGGCCTGGTGTTCCCCACCGGCAGCGATCTCAGCGACTACGTCGCGCCCAGCGGCCGGCCACCGCTGGCGCAGCGCTTCAGCGCGGTGGGCAACCACGGCGGCTTCTGGTTCGTGGTCAATCACCTGAAGAGCAAGGGCAGCTGCCCGGGCACGGGCGACATCGACCTCGGCCAGGGCTGCTTCAACCTCGCGCGCACGAAGCAGGCGACGGCGCTCAACAGCTTCGTCGCCAAGCTCAAGGCGCAGGGCGAAGCCGACGTGCTGATGATGGGCGACTTCAACAGCTACCTGCTCGAGGACCCGACGAAGGTGCTCGAGTCGGCCGGCAACGAGAGCCTGCTCAAGCGCATGCCCGCCAACGACCGCTACACCTACGTGTTCGGCGGCGAGACCGGCGCGCTCGACCATGCCTATGCCTCGGGATCGCTGGCCACGCAGGTCGCGGGCGTGGGCGTGTGGCACATCAATGCCGACGAGCCGACGGCGCTCGACTACAACACCGACTTCACGACCGACGACCGCTACGCGCCGACGCCGTTCCGCGCCTCGGACCACGACCCGGTGCTGGTGGGGCTGAACCTCGCGGCCGATCCGGCGGTGACGCTGCCGATCCTCGGCGGCACGATCCCCGCGAGCGCCAGGGCCGGCGAAAGCTACGGCGTGACGATCACCGAAGCCCTGCCCGGCGGCAGCGCCACCCTGACTTCGCTCTCGGTCGACTGGGGCGATGGCAGCGCACCGACGACCGCGCCGGGCGCGGGCACGGTGACGCATACCTACGCGGCCGCGGGCAGCTTCGACGTCGTGATCACGCTGACCAACTCGGCGGGCCAGACGGCCACGCGTTCCGGCAGCGTCGCCGTCAGCAAGATCGTGGTGGTTCCGCCCGGCGCGCCCGACCTGTTCTTCAGCGAGTACATCGAGGGCAGCTCGAACAACAAGGCGATCGAGCTCTACAACCCGACCGCGGCGGCGCTGGATCTGAGCCTCTACACCGTCAAACTGTATTCGAACGGCGCGAGCACCGCGACCAACACCCAGGTGCTCAGCGGCACGCTGGCCGCGGGCGCGACGCTGGTGCTGTCGAACAGCGGCGCCACTGCCCCCTTCAAGCCCGCGGGTTCGCTCGTCAGCAGCGTGGTCAACTACAACGGCGACGATGCGCTGACGATCGAGAAGTCGGGCACGGTCATCGACCGCATTGGCCAGGTCGGCGTGGACCCCGGCGCCGAATGGAAGAGCGGCAGCGTGAGCACGCTGGACCAGACGCTGCGCCGCAAGCCCACCGTCAAGGCCGGCGACCGCAATCCGTTGCTGCCCTTCGATCCGGCGCAGCAGTGGGACAGCTTCCCGATCAACACCTCGGACGGCCTGGGCTCGCACACGGTGAACTGA
- a CDS encoding glutathione S-transferase family protein: MADLILHHYATSPFSEKVRLILGAKALPWKSVFIPPIMPKPDVEVLTGGYRKTPFLQIGADIYCDSALIADVLEHLQPAPTLYPEPEKGMSRILAQWADTTLFWAAMAWNLQPKGAAEVFAKAPPEAAKAFGEDRAKMSAGNMTRLRPADATSAYKSYLRRLSDMLDDKPFLLGEVPSIADFSAYHPLWYTRRIEAVKGILDLTPAVVDWMNRMAAIGHGTPEKFGADEAIAVAKAATPHSLLTDSTFQDDHGIPLGSAVTLRAESFGLEETPGILVAATRTHYSLERTGERTGRVHVHFPRIGYVLKKAEG; encoded by the coding sequence ATGGCCGATCTGATCCTGCACCACTACGCCACTTCTCCCTTCTCGGAGAAGGTGCGCCTGATCCTCGGCGCCAAGGCGCTGCCGTGGAAGTCGGTCTTCATCCCGCCGATCATGCCCAAGCCCGACGTGGAGGTGCTCACGGGCGGCTACCGCAAGACGCCGTTCCTGCAGATCGGCGCCGACATCTACTGCGACAGCGCGCTGATCGCCGACGTGCTCGAGCACCTGCAGCCCGCGCCCACGCTGTACCCCGAGCCCGAGAAGGGCATGTCGCGCATCCTCGCGCAGTGGGCCGACACCACGCTGTTCTGGGCCGCGATGGCCTGGAACCTGCAGCCCAAGGGCGCGGCCGAGGTGTTCGCCAAGGCGCCGCCCGAGGCCGCCAAGGCCTTCGGCGAGGACCGCGCGAAGATGAGCGCCGGCAACATGACGCGGCTGCGCCCGGCCGATGCCACCAGCGCCTACAAGTCGTACCTGCGCCGGCTGTCCGACATGCTCGACGACAAGCCCTTCCTGCTCGGCGAGGTGCCCAGCATCGCCGACTTCTCGGCCTACCACCCGCTCTGGTACACGCGCCGCATCGAGGCGGTGAAGGGCATCCTCGACCTCACGCCCGCGGTGGTCGACTGGATGAACCGCATGGCGGCAATCGGCCATGGCACGCCCGAGAAGTTCGGCGCCGACGAAGCCATCGCCGTCGCCAAGGCCGCGACGCCGCATTCGCTGCTGACCGACAGCACCTTCCAGGACGACCACGGCATCCCGCTGGGCAGCGCCGTCACCCTGCGCGCCGAGAGCTTCGGGCTCGAGGAAACGCCGGGCATCCTGGTGGCGGCCACGCGCACCCACTACTCGCTGGAACGCACCGGCGAGCGCACGGGGCGGGTGCATGTGCACTTTCCGCGCATCGGCTATGTGCTGAAGAAGGCCGAGGGCTGA
- a CDS encoding isovaleryl-CoA dehydrogenase: protein MDATHEVFNQPAPLAGYNLFDTNRPLRDALNFNAPQLPTDALRQLGETLGSAEMQTHARLANVHTPELHTHDRFGRRIDEVEFHPSYHLLMKAAVSAGLHGTPWRAEPGAAASPHVLRAAGFMLFTELEPSMLCPISMTYAATPALRDNAAVHADWGAKLGSLVYDPALRPVADKAGVTMGMGMTEKQGGSDVRANTTKAVRADSDGWGERYEITGHKWFFSAPMCDAFLVLAQAPAGLSCFFLPRVLPDGTRNAIRIQRLKDKLGNKANASSEVEFHGASAWLVGEEGRGIPQILEMGTMTRLDCALGTSGLMRQALALALNHTAQRSAFGKPLIAQPLMQNVLADMALESEAATALAIRLARAFDRPADEHERLMARLLTPVAKFWICKRGSLLGQEAMECLGGNGYVEEGGEGVMARVYREMPLNSIWEGAGNIMALDLLRGLRKGDAVAALAHELAPARGQHAALDRLADALPARIEAMASEVEARRLAQDVALAVQASLLAQTAPPAVVGAFCASRLGGDWGHAFGTLGAGTDFDAIVRRAQPV, encoded by the coding sequence ATGGACGCGACCCACGAGGTATTCAACCAGCCGGCGCCACTGGCCGGCTACAACCTCTTCGACACCAACCGGCCCCTGCGCGATGCGTTGAACTTCAATGCGCCGCAGCTGCCGACCGATGCCTTGCGGCAACTGGGCGAGACGCTGGGCTCGGCCGAGATGCAGACCCATGCGCGGCTGGCCAATGTGCACACGCCCGAGCTGCACACGCACGACCGCTTCGGGCGGCGCATCGACGAGGTCGAGTTCCATCCGAGCTACCACCTGCTGATGAAGGCGGCGGTGAGCGCGGGCCTGCACGGCACGCCGTGGCGCGCCGAGCCCGGCGCGGCCGCGTCGCCCCATGTGCTGCGCGCCGCGGGCTTCATGCTCTTCACCGAGCTCGAGCCCTCGATGCTGTGCCCGATCTCGATGACCTACGCCGCCACGCCCGCGCTGCGCGACAACGCGGCCGTGCATGCCGACTGGGGCGCGAAGCTCGGCAGCCTCGTGTACGACCCCGCGCTCAGGCCGGTGGCCGACAAGGCCGGCGTGACCATGGGCATGGGCATGACCGAGAAGCAGGGCGGCTCCGACGTGCGGGCCAACACCACGAAGGCGGTGCGCGCGGACAGCGATGGCTGGGGCGAGCGCTACGAGATCACGGGCCACAAGTGGTTCTTCTCGGCGCCGATGTGCGATGCCTTCCTGGTGCTGGCGCAGGCGCCGGCCGGGCTCAGCTGCTTCTTCCTGCCGCGCGTGCTGCCCGACGGCACGCGCAACGCGATCCGCATCCAGCGCCTGAAGGACAAGCTCGGCAACAAGGCCAATGCCAGTTCCGAGGTCGAGTTCCACGGCGCCAGCGCCTGGCTGGTGGGCGAGGAGGGGCGCGGCATTCCGCAGATCCTCGAGATGGGCACGATGACGCGGCTGGACTGTGCGCTCGGCACCAGCGGGCTGATGCGCCAGGCCCTCGCACTGGCTTTGAACCACACGGCGCAGCGCAGCGCCTTCGGCAAGCCGCTGATCGCGCAGCCGCTGATGCAGAACGTGCTGGCCGACATGGCGCTCGAGAGCGAGGCCGCCACCGCGCTCGCGATCCGCCTCGCGCGCGCCTTCGACCGGCCCGCCGACGAGCACGAGCGCCTGATGGCACGGCTCTTGACGCCGGTCGCCAAGTTCTGGATCTGCAAGCGCGGCAGCCTGCTGGGCCAGGAGGCGATGGAATGCCTGGGCGGCAACGGCTACGTGGAGGAGGGCGGCGAGGGCGTGATGGCGCGCGTCTACCGCGAGATGCCGCTCAACTCGATCTGGGAGGGCGCGGGCAACATCATGGCGCTCGACCTGCTGCGCGGCCTGCGCAAGGGCGACGCGGTGGCGGCGCTGGCGCACGAACTGGCGCCCGCGCGCGGCCAGCATGCGGCGCTTGATCGCCTGGCCGACGCGCTGCCCGCGCGCATCGAGGCGATGGCCTCCGAGGTCGAGGCGCGTCGTCTGGCACAGGACGTGGCGCTGGCCGTGCAGGCTTCGCTGCTTGCGCAGACCGCGCCGCCGGCGGTGGTGGGCGCGTTCTGCGCCTCGCGCCTGGGCGGCGACTGGGGCCATGCCTTCGGCACGCTGGGCGCGGGCACCGATTTCGATGCGATCGTGCGGCGCGCGCAGCCGGTCTAG
- a CDS encoding NADP-dependent oxidoreductase has product MPTNKQQILDNRPEGEAVASNFKLVTAETPALQDNQVLVRHHYMSLDPYMRGRMNEAKSYAQPQPLGQVMQGGTVGEVVESKHSKYAVGDKVVGFGGWQEYSVVDASQPGALKKVDTTHVPLSHYLGAVGMPGVTAWYGLVKIIAPKAGETVVVTAASGAVGSAFGALAKARGCRVVGIAGGPDKCKYVTDELGFDACIDYRQHPDVKTMSAALKEACPNGIDGYFENVGGYIFDAVLLRTNAFARVALCGMIAGYDGQPLPLANPALILINRLKVEGFIVSEHMEVWPEALAELGALVGSGKLKPRESVAQGIEAAPEAFLGLLKGRNFGKQLVKLI; this is encoded by the coding sequence ATGCCGACCAACAAGCAGCAGATCCTCGACAACCGCCCCGAGGGCGAAGCCGTCGCGAGCAACTTCAAGCTCGTGACCGCGGAAACCCCGGCGCTCCAGGACAACCAGGTGCTGGTGCGCCACCACTACATGAGCCTCGACCCCTACATGCGCGGGCGCATGAACGAAGCCAAGAGCTACGCCCAGCCGCAGCCGCTGGGCCAGGTGATGCAGGGCGGCACCGTGGGCGAGGTGGTCGAGAGCAAGCATTCGAAGTACGCCGTGGGCGACAAGGTGGTGGGCTTCGGCGGCTGGCAGGAATACAGCGTGGTCGATGCCTCGCAGCCCGGTGCGCTCAAGAAGGTCGACACCACCCACGTGCCGCTGTCGCACTACCTGGGCGCGGTCGGCATGCCGGGCGTGACCGCCTGGTACGGCCTGGTCAAGATCATCGCGCCCAAGGCCGGCGAGACCGTGGTCGTCACGGCCGCCAGCGGTGCCGTGGGCAGCGCCTTCGGCGCACTGGCCAAGGCGCGCGGCTGCCGCGTGGTGGGCATCGCGGGCGGGCCCGACAAGTGCAAGTACGTGACCGACGAACTCGGCTTCGACGCGTGCATCGACTACCGCCAGCATCCCGACGTCAAGACCATGAGCGCGGCGCTCAAGGAAGCCTGCCCGAACGGCATCGACGGCTACTTCGAGAACGTCGGCGGCTACATCTTCGACGCCGTGCTGCTGCGCACCAACGCCTTCGCGCGCGTGGCGCTGTGCGGCATGATCGCGGGCTACGATGGCCAGCCGCTGCCGCTCGCGAACCCCGCGCTGATCCTGATCAACCGGCTCAAGGTCGAGGGCTTCATCGTCAGCGAGCACATGGAGGTGTGGCCCGAGGCGCTGGCCGAGCTCGGCGCGCTGGTGGGCAGCGGCAAGCTCAAGCCGCGCGAGTCGGTCGCGCAGGGCATCGAGGCCGCGCCCGAGGCCTTCCTGGGGCTGCTCAAGGGCCGCAACTTCGGCAAGCAGCTGGTCAAGCTGATCTGA